Proteins from a genomic interval of Scomber japonicus isolate fScoJap1 chromosome 10, fScoJap1.pri, whole genome shotgun sequence:
- the fabp4b gene encoding fatty acid binding protein 4b, with protein sequence MVEQFVGNWKLTTSENFDEYMKAIGVGFATRQMGNMVKPNLVVSVDDAGIISMKSVSTFKTTEIKFKLNEEFEEMTVDDRKTKSIFTFENGKLVQKQMWDGKTTSLEREIQDGKLTAKCIMDDVVAVRTYEKEA encoded by the exons ATGGTTGAGCAGTTTGTTGGAAACTGGAAACTGACCACCAGCGAGAACTTCGATGAGTACATGAAGGCAATTG GTGTGGGTTTTGCCACTCGGCAAATGGGCAACATGGTGAAGCCTAACCTGGTGGTCAGCGTGGATGATGCCGGGATCATTTCAATGAAGTCTGTGAGTACTTTCAAGACCACAGAGATCAAGTTTAAACTCAACGAGGAATTCGAAGAGATGACCGTAGACGACAGAAAGACCAAG agCATCTTCACTTTTGAAAATGGCAAACTTGTGCAAAAGCAGATGTGGGATGGAAAGACAACATCACTTGAGCGAGAGATTCAGGATGGAAAACTAACAGCT AAGTGTATCATGGATGATGTTGTTGCAGTGAGGACCTATGAGAAGGAGGCTTGA